CAGGGGCTGTATATACAGCCCAAAATAATTGGCGCGCAGAGAGTAAAAAACTTGAAGGTAATTTAAAAAACATACAGACAAGTATGGCTGAATTAGAATCTGAGTACAGTAATTATAAAACTGAAACGACTCAGAAAGTAAATGATGCTCTTAGTGAAGCACAAAAAGCTAAGGCTGCGAATAAGCTTCTAGAGCAGCAGAGTAAGTCTTACCAAAACCAGTTAGAAACAGTACGTGCTGAACGAGATACTTCGGTGGCACAGGCAGAAACGACTGGTGAGGAAGCAAAGTTTCGACGTCAGGAATCAGGCAGACAACGAGTTGTCAATAAGACACTTCACAATACCGTCAACGACTTGCGAGCAAAGATTAAAAATTTAGAAGATACAATTTTTACTCAATCAATTCGAGAAAAGAATTTGGTTGCTAAGCAAAATAAGCTGCTGAATGAACTCAAATACTTAAATAAAATTGTTGCTAACCTTGGAGTCGACCCTAAGGATCCGGCGATTGCTGGTATGCAGTCACCTCCACCTGCAGTGGAAGGTTTGATTCTCAATACCAAAAAGGATAAACGAAATGGAACTAAGTTTGTCGAAGTTTCATTGGGAAGTGATGATGGTCTCAGCAAAGGGCATCAATTGTTCGTTTATCGTTTTGGTACTAAAGCCAATGGAAATCGTCCTAAATATCTTGGTAAGATTGAACTTGTATATGTAGATCCTGATAAAGCTGTCGGGACTGTTATTGACGCTGCTAAGAATGGCGTAATTGAGAAAGGTGACCATGTCAACTCGAAGCTCTAAATCAAAAGGAAAAGCCGCCTCAGGTGAGTCAGGGGGCCCCAATATCTACGTAGGACTGCTTTTTGTTTCATTGGCTGCCTTGTTATTTGGGATCTTATTTCTTGTAATGGAATTAAGCAGCTATAATTGGGAGTTAGGCGGCTAAAATTATTAAAAAAATCGACGACAAAAGCACTGTGCCTTACCAGGCACAGTGCTTTTTTAGTGTGATTCATTATTTAATTCCAATGATTGGTATTTGCGAAGTGATATTTACGCTTCAGTTTCAATTTCAAATCCCGCGGCTTTCCAGCCGCTAAATCCTCCATCCATAGAAATGACTTGTGTATAGCCCATTTTCTGCAGATTGTCTGCCGCTAGAGCAGAACGAAAACCACCTCCACAGTAGAGTATCAAAAGTGAGGATGTGTCTGGTATCATCTGTTCTACATCACGTTCAATGATTCCTTTACCAAGATGTTTGGCATTTGGTATTCTTCCTGCACTAAACTCATGATCCTCTCTTACGTCGATGAGATGAAAC
The Gimesia aquarii DNA segment above includes these coding regions:
- a CDS encoding rhodanese-like domain-containing protein produces the protein MAKDHSKRFLDIVADAKSRILECTVHDVKRRGEQGEAFHLIDVREDHEFSAGRIPNAKHLGKGIIERDVEQMIPDTSSLLILYCGGGFRSALAADNLQKMGYTQVISMDGGFSGWKAAGFEIETEA